A section of the Coprothermobacter sp. genome encodes:
- a CDS encoding calcium-translocating P-type ATPase, PMCA-type → MHRGAPMTDTHQRIVARALDLGTDLHDGLTADQVACNRQLYGGNDITPARKEPLWRQFLRKFDDPTIRILLACAVLSLAAGAYKGVSVGDWLGIAESAGILVAALIATGVGFLLEWRADRAFDLLRKEYENLTIKVTRDGRFKTIPVGELVTGDLVHLESGDKVPADGWLVSTSNLTVDQSFWNGETEPAAKDGTDDPDDKRGSTFLVGGTNVVGGSGTMLAVAVGDSSERGIIIRDIQTTKREQTPLEHKLQDLADVINIAGTGASVLIFTSVFTATALRGDLGGPLAPVGRTVLSATVLAIIGALVVFALAKGRKQHHLLVPAFLAGGCAIFATVLASAFVWGTPFAGQGSALANLVTGVVSPTLEVLILAVTIVVIAVPEGLPMAVSISLALSARNIRKDNNLVRKMIAAETIGSVDVIFSDKTGTMTLNRMSLATLYARGRLYARDPEDGQPALDDVHVDDLLALGIAANSTCHLDDRGGELHFVGSSTEGALLKWLQDRGISYSDLRERHPVLRRDDFSSQRKVMSTVVRSGDRLWLLVKGAPERVLTRCVDVEMADGQTEPLDRHEPELHRVLAGMAEREMRTLALAYRRMESDDDVREDGLTLQALAGIVDPVRTDVPAAVSTAHRAGIDVKMVTGDSPATARAVAMRAGVWSDDGLLLTGEQFAAMSDDELRAVAPRLKVLARSEPMQKKRLVEVLQSLGHVVAVTGDGTNDAPALRTADVGISMGLRGTDVAKEASDIVLVDDNFGSIVRAVHWGRTLYENIQKFLQFQLSINLSALTIAFISPLLALGTSLLARYGVQLLPGADFREMPLTILQLLWINLIMDTLAALALSLEPKRDELMNDRPKRRTESFVTHNMLHNILVMSTWFVAVTLFMQATGWYLGADRTDARQVSSVVFTSYVFMQVFNLFNARSVRPDKSAFAGLARSKTFWAVVAVITIIQVGLTQVGGATFSTAPLPPLVWLRVLALGLATVGIGEVSRAFRRFRYKAAHSADGGAETP, encoded by the coding sequence ATGCACAGAGGAGCACCTATGACAGACACACACCAGCGCATCGTGGCCCGGGCGCTTGACCTGGGTACGGATCTGCACGACGGGCTTACCGCAGACCAGGTCGCATGCAACCGCCAGCTGTATGGCGGCAACGACATCACACCCGCCCGCAAGGAACCGCTGTGGAGGCAGTTCCTCCGCAAGTTCGACGATCCCACCATCCGCATCCTGCTGGCCTGTGCAGTCCTGTCGCTGGCCGCAGGCGCCTACAAGGGCGTCTCGGTGGGTGACTGGCTGGGCATCGCTGAATCGGCCGGCATCCTGGTCGCCGCACTCATCGCTACCGGCGTCGGCTTCCTCCTGGAGTGGCGGGCAGACCGCGCGTTCGATCTGCTGCGAAAAGAGTACGAGAACCTTACCATCAAGGTGACCCGTGATGGTCGCTTCAAGACAATTCCCGTCGGTGAACTGGTCACAGGTGACCTCGTCCACCTCGAGAGCGGCGACAAGGTCCCGGCAGACGGTTGGCTCGTCTCCACCAGCAACCTCACGGTCGATCAGTCGTTCTGGAACGGGGAAACGGAGCCGGCTGCCAAAGACGGGACGGACGACCCCGACGATAAGCGCGGCTCGACATTCCTGGTCGGTGGAACGAACGTGGTGGGGGGCAGTGGCACGATGCTGGCCGTCGCCGTGGGCGACTCCTCGGAGCGTGGCATCATCATTCGTGACATCCAGACCACCAAGCGTGAGCAGACCCCCTTGGAACACAAACTCCAGGACTTGGCCGATGTCATCAACATCGCTGGAACGGGGGCTTCCGTCCTTATTTTCACCTCAGTCTTCACGGCCACAGCGCTCCGTGGCGACCTGGGAGGACCGCTAGCTCCCGTGGGCAGGACCGTTCTCTCGGCGACTGTGCTCGCCATCATCGGCGCCCTTGTCGTGTTTGCCCTGGCCAAAGGGCGTAAACAGCACCACCTGCTGGTCCCTGCCTTCCTGGCAGGTGGCTGTGCCATCTTCGCTACGGTGTTGGCGTCGGCCTTCGTGTGGGGAACCCCCTTTGCGGGTCAGGGAAGCGCGCTGGCGAACCTCGTGACGGGCGTCGTCAGCCCCACACTGGAAGTCCTCATCCTTGCTGTGACCATTGTCGTCATAGCCGTGCCTGAGGGCCTGCCCATGGCAGTCTCCATCAGCCTGGCGCTCAGCGCCCGCAACATCCGAAAAGACAACAACCTGGTGCGCAAGATGATCGCGGCGGAGACGATCGGTTCAGTCGACGTCATCTTCAGCGACAAGACCGGCACGATGACGCTCAACCGCATGTCCCTGGCCACCCTCTATGCGCGGGGACGTCTATATGCGCGCGACCCGGAGGACGGCCAACCCGCTCTTGACGACGTCCACGTGGACGACCTGCTCGCTCTGGGCATCGCGGCCAATTCCACCTGCCACCTTGACGACCGTGGTGGCGAGCTGCATTTCGTCGGCAGCTCGACGGAAGGCGCGCTCCTCAAGTGGCTGCAGGACCGAGGCATCTCATACTCCGATCTGCGGGAGAGGCATCCGGTACTGCGCCGAGATGATTTCTCCTCACAGCGCAAGGTCATGAGTACCGTCGTCCGCAGCGGGGACCGGTTATGGCTGCTGGTCAAGGGAGCACCCGAGCGCGTCCTGACTCGCTGTGTCGACGTCGAGATGGCTGACGGTCAGACAGAACCCCTCGACCGCCACGAACCTGAACTCCACCGCGTGCTGGCCGGCATGGCCGAACGCGAGATGCGGACGCTTGCTCTTGCCTACCGCCGCATGGAGTCGGACGATGACGTGCGCGAGGATGGTCTGACCCTCCAGGCGCTGGCTGGCATCGTCGACCCTGTCCGCACGGACGTGCCCGCGGCAGTCTCGACGGCACACCGTGCCGGCATCGACGTCAAGATGGTCACCGGCGACAGCCCTGCCACGGCCCGCGCAGTAGCGATGCGCGCCGGCGTGTGGTCCGACGACGGGCTCCTGCTGACAGGCGAACAGTTTGCGGCAATGAGCGACGATGAGCTGCGTGCCGTCGCTCCGCGCCTCAAGGTGCTTGCCCGCTCAGAACCCATGCAGAAGAAACGCCTGGTCGAGGTCCTGCAGTCTCTTGGCCACGTTGTTGCAGTCACGGGCGATGGCACCAACGACGCGCCCGCACTCAGGACGGCAGACGTTGGCATCTCGATGGGACTGCGCGGCACCGACGTCGCAAAGGAGGCCAGCGACATCGTGCTCGTCGACGACAACTTCGGCAGCATCGTGCGGGCCGTACACTGGGGGCGCACGCTGTACGAGAATATCCAGAAGTTCCTGCAGTTCCAGCTGAGCATCAACCTCTCGGCCTTGACGATCGCCTTCATCAGTCCGCTGCTTGCGCTCGGGACAAGCCTGCTTGCACGTTACGGCGTTCAGCTCCTGCCGGGCGCCGACTTCCGCGAGATGCCGCTCACCATCCTTCAGCTCCTGTGGATCAACCTCATCATGGACACGCTCGCGGCACTGGCACTGAGCCTGGAGCCCAAGCGGGACGAACTGATGAACGACCGGCCCAAGCGACGTACCGAGTCCTTCGTCACGCACAATATGCTGCACAACATCCTCGTCATGAGCACGTGGTTCGTCGCTGTCACACTGTTCATGCAGGCCACCGGCTGGTACCTGGGCGCGGACCGCACGGACGCCAGGCAGGTCAGCTCTGTCGTTTTCACGTCCTATGTCTTCATGCAGGTATTCAACCTGTTCAATGCGCGCAGCGTGCGACCGGACAAGTCCGCCTTTGCGGGGCTGGCTCGCAGCAAGACGTTCTGGGCCGTCGTAGCCGTCATCACCATCATCCAGGTCGGATTGACCCAGGTTGGAGGCGCCACGTTCAGCACTGCGCCCTTGCCACCGCTCGTCTGGCTTCGTGTGCTCGCCCTGGGCCTGGCTACAGTCGGCATCGGCGAGGTGTCGCGTGCATTCCGTCGCTTCCGCTACAAGGCAGCGCATTCGGCCGACGGAGGCGCTGAAACCCCCTGA
- a CDS encoding glyoxalase, giving the protein MLRPMHFDLMARDPARAIAFYKAAFGWTVEKWDGPFDYYMITTGAPGEPGIDGGLSPSTSETLETNLTLGVLSLEEAMATVTAAGGTIVRDIQTIPGVGRMVTCKDTEGNSFGLMEEPKPDKGVELGEHSGV; this is encoded by the coding sequence ATGCTGCGACCGATGCACTTTGACCTGATGGCGAGAGACCCGGCGCGTGCGATCGCATTCTACAAAGCGGCGTTCGGCTGGACCGTTGAGAAGTGGGATGGACCCTTCGATTACTACATGATCACGACTGGTGCGCCCGGTGAACCAGGCATCGATGGAGGTCTCTCTCCATCCACCAGCGAGACTCTCGAAACGAACCTGACCCTTGGGGTGCTGTCCCTGGAAGAGGCCATGGCGACTGTCACTGCTGCCGGAGGGACGATCGTAAGGGATATCCAGACAATCCCCGGGGTGGGACGCATGGTGACCTGCAAGGACACGGAAGGCAACAGCTTCGGCCTGATGGAGGAACCCAAGCCCGACAAGGGTGTCGAACTCGGCGAGCATTCGGGCGTCTAG
- a CDS encoding CopG family transcriptional regulator: protein MATEGIISLRIEGDLRRRIDEVAHRTGRSKAWVIRKAVESYLEDIEDIEMSEQRLADPKDNVISAEELTSLL, encoded by the coding sequence ATGGCGACTGAAGGAATCATCTCTCTCCGCATTGAGGGAGACCTGAGGAGAAGGATCGATGAAGTTGCTCACCGTACAGGACGCTCGAAGGCATGGGTCATTAGGAAGGCTGTCGAGTCGTATCTTGAGGACATCGAGGACATCGAAATGAGCGAGCAGCGCCTTGCTGACCCAAAAGACAACGTCATCTCCGCTGAAGAGTTGACGTCACTTCTATGA